The Miscanthus floridulus cultivar M001 unplaced genomic scaffold, ASM1932011v1 fs_621_1_2, whole genome shotgun sequence nucleotide sequence TCGGGGGTTCTCTTGGTCGGGAACCTTTCAACCCGAGATcttaacatacccctatgttCGGATCTCGTCACCAGCTCTATCCATTTGGCAACTATTGTTTACCGTGACAATTTGAGCATTGTCTGTATGACGGTCAATCCCATTCATCATCGACCATGAAGCATATCGAGATCGACATCAACTTCATTTGAGAAAAAGGTCACCTTAGGCCATGTCTGCATCCTCCAAGTTCCCTCAGCACACCAATTTGCGGTTATCAAGAtgaagggactacttgtatgacTGTTCACTGACTTTAGCCCCATTTTGTGTGTCCATGACCGTAAAACTACAACTGCAGGTGGGTATTAGGAATTATGTATAGCTGACTCATAGTTGTACCACCAGTTGTACAACTCTTTGCATATTTCTATATATGTGAAAGGCAATCCCCTCCCGCAATGGATGTATGGTGTTGCCCCAATCCATTAACCCCGCTTGTCTACAGGGGGCAAGACACCTCTCCCGGATAGATATGGCAATACCGAGTTACAATCCTAACTACCATATATATACTCTAACATATACTTGAATAAAAAGTCTGTCATGTAAGCATGTACTTATTTAATGCTTTTAGGAATACACCAAGAACTGAAAATGATTGTATTTACTTGAACCAGGTAGCCGAGTGCTAGTTTATGCcttttcaagcactcactttgaACTGAAACCATTTGAGTGTTAGGTCAGTTTTAGACTTCTACCCTACCATGTTGATCATGTTGTGAATAAACTGAAGAGTACTTCACTTCTGAGAATGAAATACGAAATAAATGTTGTTGAACTTTCCTTTATTCATGCATAGATTGCAACAAGGAACAACTACAGGAACCAGGAGCATTTTAATTCTTTAGCATGAGCTATTAGTTTATTACTATGATTGCTTTTAAGGTACTCCATTCTGCACCCATGTATACATGATCAGACCTGATCGAGTTGGTTTCTTTAGGCAGGGAAAACATGATATACTTGGAATGGACATTCACAGGTCAAGAATTACAAGAAAAATCCAAGAACAAAATAAAGCTTAATGTTAGGATTACAGGCAGTAGATGTCATAAACACAGTCAACAATTACCCTCTATATCATTTTTCCTCTTAATGCGTTGTTCCTCATGAATCATACAATTGATGGTGTATGACTTATATGGTAGAATGTGTGACTTCCATGCAAGGATCTCAAATGAGCCTTCACAATTTACATTTCCAACCACAATGTCATACATTGTTATCTTTGGGACATCATCTGTAGAAAGATATGCATGGTACTGATCGCTAACCATATACTTATCTTCATTAATCTGATAACGTGCATGTTTCTGTTTCTGCAGAAGATTGCATGGGTGCTCCCCAAACACAGATACATTTCTTTGTATATTTACCCTGAAAGCTGCAAGGCACCTGCCCCAATGTTGGGCGCTAAGATTTCTCCTTAGAACGGCTGAAATGAAGTTTGCAGCTATGAATGATCCACCCATTTCTCTAGCCATCGTCATAGCAACTGACTCTAGTTTCGGGTGATATTTGGAATCTGCACTTCCGAAAGTAAGAACCTTGAAGAAGTACCAAAACGCCTCTTGTGGtagaaaatttaacacaagagcTTGTGTGGTTCCAAACTTTTTTATTTTGCCCGAATTACTTGTGATTATTATCTTACTACCACTTGCAAGGCACTGAAGAAAAGATAAGTAAAAGCTATTCCAAGGAACCTTGTCTAAATTCTCTGAGAACTCAATCACAGCCAGCACTCTCCCATTTTCACCCGCCAAGGCATTGTTTTGATATTTAATAACACATCCATGCTTCAAACTGGCTAAAGCGTCATCACTAATTTTATCTCCATTGATTATCACAATTTGAGAAAAGTGGTTGCGCACTCTTGCATCATTGTAGACATGTGCAACTAGTGTGCACTTTCCAACATATCCCGGCCCAACTATTGGTAGAACAGCCACATTTCTCATACTTGGATGTGCAGTCTGCATCAAGAAATCCATTATCCTTTCCACTTCCATTTGGCGACCAAACATGCACTTTCCAATAAACAGATGCATGTCATAAGGTTGGCGGTACAGTGGAGGATAGTTCTCCAGAAATACAAGAAACTCTTTCGCATCAGCGATGATGTTACTTAAGTTATGAATCACTTGCTGCAGCTCTTTATTCCAATTGACACCATCATTAGAGAAATGGCGACGCTTGGCTGGTTTGTAATGGGATGGGGCAAAAGAGTGACTCACATCATGATCTTTGGCCTTGTTGTTGGCTTGGCTCCTCAAGCTGTCCATGGTGAAATAGCCTCTGTACATCTCCTTTCTCATGATGTTGAGTAGATGTACCATTGCTTGGTTTGTGATGACCCGCCCCTCCGCCTCGTTGACGATGACATGAACCCGGTCTAGTAGCCGCTGCAGATCTTTCAGCCTCAAGTCGTCCACCTTTGGTCCTGTCATCTCTGAGTATTTTCTAATGACATATGAAATAGATCTGTTGGTAATGTCAGAAGCAATTGCAGCAACGATTGCCTCCATTTGGGTAGCTAACAACGTACCCAAATAAAAGTGCATGGTTCTCACAATCCAAAAAGACAAAGTGGATCTCACCATCTGGAACCACCATACAGCAGGCCGGATTTATATACAGCGTGTAAAAGAAGATGTAGACCGTAAAGATGTCATTTGGTGCGT carries:
- the LOC136532439 gene encoding disease resistance protein RGA2-like, giving the protein MEAIVAAIASDITNRSISYVIRKYSEMTGPKVDDLRLKDLQRLLDRVHVIVNEAEGRVITNQAMVHLLNIMRKEMYRGYFTMDSLRSQANNKAKDHDVSHSFAPSHYKPAKRRHFSNDGVNWNKELQQVIHNLSNIIADAKEFLVFLENYPPLYRQPYDMHLFIGKCMFGRQMEVERIMDFLMQTAHPSMRNVAVLPIVGPGYVGKCTLVAHVYNDARVRNHFSQIVIINGDKISDDALASLKHGCVIKYQNNALAGENGRVLAVIEFSENLDKVPWNSFYLSFLQCLASGSKIIITSNSGKIKKFGTTQALVLNFLPQEAFWYFFKVLTFGSADSKYHPKLESVAMTMAREMGGSFIAANFISAVLRRNLSAQHWGRCLAAFRVNIQRNVSVFGEHPCNLLQKQKHARYQINEDKYMVSDQYHAYLSTDDVPKITMYDIVVGNVNCEGSFEILAWKSHILPYKSYTINCMIHEEQRIKRKNDIEGNC